The Polymorphobacter megasporae genome window below encodes:
- the wrbA gene encoding NAD(P)H:quinone oxidoreductase: MTKVLVLYYSSWGHVEKLATAIAEGAGGVAGVEVTVKRVPELVPAEVAAGAHYKTDQAAPIATPGELADYDAIIIGTPTRFGNMAAQMKNFLDQTGPLWFTGALVGKVGGVFTSTASQHGGQETTLFTAMTVLIHHGMLVAGLPYTFQAQMGLDEIHGGSPYGATTISGGDGSKQPKAVDLDGARFQGKHIAETAVALKKGRAA, translated from the coding sequence ATGACCAAGGTTCTGGTGCTATATTATTCGAGCTGGGGACATGTCGAAAAGCTCGCCACCGCAATCGCCGAGGGTGCCGGCGGCGTTGCTGGCGTCGAAGTCACCGTGAAGCGCGTCCCCGAACTCGTTCCGGCTGAAGTCGCTGCGGGCGCGCACTACAAGACCGATCAGGCCGCCCCGATCGCGACCCCGGGCGAGCTCGCCGACTATGACGCGATCATCATCGGCACCCCGACCCGTTTCGGCAACATGGCGGCGCAGATGAAGAACTTCCTCGACCAGACGGGCCCGCTGTGGTTCACCGGTGCGCTCGTCGGCAAGGTCGGCGGCGTGTTCACCTCGACCGCGTCGCAGCACGGCGGGCAGGAGACGACGCTGTTCACCGCGATGACCGTCCTGATCCACCACGGCATGCTCGTCGCCGGGCTGCCGTACACCTTCCAGGCGCAGATGGGCCTCGACGAAATCCACGGCGGGTCGCCGTATGGCGCGACGACGATCTCGGGCGGTGACGGCTCGAAGCAGCCGAAGGCGGTCGATCTCGACGGTGCGCGCTTCCAGGGCAAGCATATTGCCGAGACCGCGGTCGCGCTGAAAAAGGGTCGCGCCGCCTAA
- a CDS encoding class I adenylate-forming enzyme family protein, translated as MTDWPAMSIAAAHGMLTAPGQPLEMETRDVRGIPTRTWKNAPPTLAHVFLAGRAHGDKVFLVHDDERITFEAFSRAVLALAAQLAADGVAKGDRVAIVMRNIPEWPVAFFAAQLCGAIVTPLNAWWTGAELEYGLVDSGAKLLLVDAERLARLTAHLPECRDLTRIYVTRSNDEESGNPLVRRLEDVIGTPETWADLPEGTMPPVAIDPEDDATIFYTSGTTGKPKGALGTHRNIVSNIMASALSAARTYLRRGEAPPAPDPLAPQKGTLLSVPFFHATGCHAILSPSLFAGAKLVMMRKWDPEVAMALIERERLTGCGGVPTIAWQIIEHPNRHNYDLSSLESVAYGGAPSAPELVRQIKSQFGGASAGNGWGMTETSATFTHHMGEDYQNRPDSAGPPVPVCDVKVTDPDGRELPPGEVGELWGRGPNIVKEYWRKPQATAETFIDGWVRTGDLARIDDEGFVFIIDRAKDMLIRGGENIYCVEVENALYDHPAVMDAAIVARPHHSLGEEPAAVVTLKDGGHATADELRAFVAARLAGFKVPVEVRFWTGPLPRNANGKILKSELKKLFVPAAVAA; from the coding sequence ATGACCGACTGGCCCGCGATGTCGATCGCTGCTGCCCACGGCATGCTCACTGCACCGGGGCAGCCGCTCGAGATGGAGACCCGCGATGTTCGCGGTATTCCGACCCGGACGTGGAAGAACGCGCCGCCGACATTGGCGCATGTCTTCCTCGCCGGACGCGCACACGGCGACAAGGTGTTCCTCGTCCACGACGACGAGCGCATCACCTTCGAGGCGTTCTCGCGCGCGGTCCTCGCGCTCGCCGCGCAGCTCGCCGCCGACGGCGTGGCCAAGGGCGACCGCGTCGCGATCGTCATGCGCAACATTCCCGAATGGCCGGTGGCGTTCTTCGCAGCTCAGTTGTGCGGAGCGATCGTTACGCCGCTCAATGCGTGGTGGACCGGGGCCGAGCTCGAATACGGCCTCGTCGATTCAGGCGCGAAGCTCCTCCTCGTCGATGCCGAGCGGCTCGCCCGCCTGACCGCGCACCTCCCCGAATGCCGCGACCTGACGCGCATCTACGTCACGCGCAGCAACGACGAGGAGTCGGGGAACCCGCTCGTCCGCCGCCTCGAGGACGTCATCGGCACCCCCGAGACCTGGGCGGACTTGCCCGAAGGCACGATGCCGCCGGTCGCGATCGATCCCGAGGACGACGCGACGATCTTCTACACCAGCGGCACGACCGGCAAGCCGAAGGGCGCGCTCGGCACCCACCGCAACATCGTGTCGAACATCATGGCAAGTGCGCTGTCGGCGGCGCGAACGTATCTCCGCCGCGGCGAGGCTCCACCCGCGCCCGACCCGCTCGCACCGCAGAAGGGCACCCTGTTGTCGGTGCCGTTCTTCCACGCGACCGGCTGCCACGCCATCCTGTCGCCGTCGCTATTCGCCGGCGCGAAGCTGGTGATGATGCGCAAGTGGGACCCGGAGGTCGCGATGGCGCTGATCGAACGCGAGCGGCTGACCGGCTGCGGCGGCGTCCCGACGATCGCGTGGCAGATCATCGAGCATCCCAACCGCCACAACTACGACCTGTCGAGCCTCGAAAGCGTCGCGTATGGCGGCGCCCCGTCGGCCCCCGAGCTCGTCCGCCAGATCAAGTCGCAGTTCGGCGGCGCGAGCGCGGGCAACGGCTGGGGCATGACCGAGACGTCGGCGACCTTCACCCACCACATGGGCGAAGACTACCAGAACCGCCCCGACAGCGCCGGGCCGCCGGTGCCGGTGTGCGACGTCAAGGTGACCGACCCCGACGGGCGCGAGCTGCCCCCGGGCGAGGTCGGTGAATTGTGGGGACGCGGGCCGAACATCGTCAAGGAATACTGGCGCAAGCCGCAGGCGACCGCCGAAACCTTCATCGACGGCTGGGTTCGCACCGGCGACCTCGCGCGGATCGACGACGAAGGCTTCGTCTTCATCATCGATCGCGCCAAGGACATGCTCATCCGCGGCGGCGAGAACATCTACTGCGTCGAAGTCGAGAACGCGCTCTACGACCATCCGGCGGTGATGGACGCGGCAATCGTCGCGCGCCCGCACCACAGCCTCGGCGAGGAACCGGCGGCGGTGGTCACACTCAAGGACGGCGGCCACGCCACCGCCGACGAGCTTCGCGCCTTCGTCGCGGCGCGGCTGGCGGGGTTCAAGGTGCCGGTCGAAGTCCGCTTCTGGACCGGTCCGCTGCCGCGCAATGCCAACGGCAAGATTCTCAAGTCGGAGCTCAAGAAGCTCTTCGTTCCAGCGGCGGTCGCTGCATGA
- a CDS encoding MFS transporter, producing the protein MTAVPRRHFAVLFVVLLTVAAGNTALQSVLPSIARTIGIPPWQVALIFSFSALLWTVSAPFWARQSDIRGRKTLMMIGIAGFGVSFLGCACAILAGLRGVLVPVAVFIVFAALRSIFGLFGSASNPAAQAYVAARTTAFERTGALAALTSAVGLGTILGPGVAPYLQIAGLGLSGPMFGFAAIALGVGIGLWRLLPDDSPGHDVAAIDHGHHGAPSSMPTILGGPTGGSARAAEVGRRPRLRLRDPRIMPFMIYGFASGSVQAATGQALGFLIIDSVGGTPAEAAKSVGIAFMVGAGATLLAQWGLIGMLRMSASALMRWGAGLAAAGCLGIALAHDYSAILAAFALTSLGYGFARPGFVAGASLTVGEDEQGAVAGAVTAINGACFIVAPTVGIGLYEIGGSYPYLLGAAAQVVLLGYALFTPVLRREMGAAPVD; encoded by the coding sequence ATGACCGCCGTCCCCCGCCGCCACTTCGCCGTGCTGTTTGTCGTCCTGCTGACCGTCGCGGCGGGCAATACCGCGCTCCAGTCGGTTCTGCCGTCGATCGCGCGGACGATCGGGATTCCGCCGTGGCAGGTCGCGCTGATCTTCTCGTTCTCGGCGCTGCTGTGGACGGTATCGGCGCCGTTCTGGGCGCGCCAGTCGGACATTCGCGGGCGCAAGACGCTGATGATGATCGGCATCGCCGGCTTCGGCGTGTCGTTCCTGGGGTGCGCCTGCGCGATCCTCGCCGGTCTGCGCGGCGTGCTCGTGCCCGTCGCGGTGTTCATCGTTTTCGCTGCGCTGCGGAGCATCTTCGGGCTGTTCGGCTCGGCGTCGAACCCGGCGGCGCAGGCCTATGTCGCCGCGCGGACGACGGCGTTCGAACGGACCGGCGCGCTCGCCGCGCTGACCTCGGCGGTCGGCCTCGGCACGATCCTTGGGCCCGGCGTCGCGCCGTATCTCCAGATCGCCGGGCTCGGCCTGTCGGGGCCGATGTTCGGCTTCGCCGCGATCGCGCTCGGCGTCGGCATCGGGCTGTGGCGGCTGCTCCCCGACGACAGCCCGGGGCACGACGTCGCTGCCATCGACCACGGCCACCACGGCGCACCGTCGTCGATGCCGACGATCCTCGGCGGCCCGACCGGCGGGTCGGCGCGCGCGGCGGAGGTCGGGCGGCGGCCACGGCTGCGGCTGCGCGATCCGCGGATCATGCCGTTCATGATCTACGGCTTCGCCAGCGGCAGCGTCCAGGCGGCGACCGGGCAGGCGCTCGGCTTCCTTATCATCGATTCGGTCGGCGGCACTCCCGCCGAGGCGGCAAAGTCGGTCGGCATCGCCTTCATGGTCGGCGCGGGCGCGACATTGCTCGCGCAATGGGGGCTGATCGGGATGCTGCGGATGAGCGCGTCGGCGCTAATGCGCTGGGGCGCGGGGCTGGCGGCGGCAGGGTGCCTCGGCATCGCCCTCGCGCACGACTATTCGGCGATCCTCGCCGCGTTCGCGCTGACCAGCCTCGGCTACGGCTTCGCCCGTCCCGGCTTCGTCGCGGGGGCGTCGCTGACGGTCGGCGAGGACGAGCAGGGCGCAGTCGCGGGGGCCGTGACCGCGATCAATGGCGCATGCTTCATCGTCGCTCCGACGGTCGGCATCGGGCTGTACGAGATCGGCGGGTCGTACCCATATCTGCTCGGCGCAGCGGCGCAGGTCGTCCTGCTCGGCTACGCGCTGTTCACCCCGGTCCTGCGCCGAGAGATGGGTGCCGCGCCGGTCGATTGA
- a CDS encoding LysR family transcriptional regulator yields MAGRIEEMEAFAAVASAGGFSAAARRLGTSTSRLSRTIGDLEGRLGARLFHRTTRALALTEAGSAYLDATTRLIEDVRAAEESVASSTLTLSGVIRMAAPMLFGVERVGPALFRFMELHPGVRIELILDDRITDLIGEGIDIAVRIGTQLPDSGLIARSLGTVEMYLVGAPVLLDRLGRPGVPEDLIAFPSLTSTITRADEPWRFPAAGGTRLCRGPERLRSRSGEILCAAAIAGLGLTILPDFFVRAALADGRLEQLLPAHRFEAGTLRLIYPTTRSQPVKVRALADFLAAEFGTANSGVGKDLALAEAAA; encoded by the coding sequence ATGGCGGGACGGATCGAGGAGATGGAGGCATTCGCCGCGGTCGCAAGCGCGGGCGGCTTCAGCGCGGCGGCGCGGCGGCTGGGAACGTCGACCTCGCGTCTGTCGCGAACGATCGGCGACCTCGAGGGCCGCCTCGGCGCGCGGCTATTCCACCGGACGACGCGCGCGCTCGCGCTGACCGAGGCGGGGTCGGCGTATCTAGACGCCACGACGCGGCTGATCGAAGACGTCCGCGCCGCTGAGGAATCGGTCGCCAGCTCGACCCTCACGCTCAGCGGCGTCATCCGCATGGCGGCGCCGATGCTGTTCGGGGTCGAGCGCGTCGGCCCGGCGCTGTTCCGCTTCATGGAGCTCCATCCGGGCGTGCGGATCGAGCTGATCCTCGACGACCGCATCACCGACCTGATCGGCGAGGGGATCGACATCGCGGTGCGGATCGGCACCCAGCTCCCCGATTCAGGGCTGATCGCCCGCTCGCTCGGGACGGTCGAGATGTACCTTGTCGGGGCGCCCGTGCTGCTCGACCGGCTCGGCCGCCCCGGAGTGCCCGAGGACTTGATCGCCTTTCCTAGCCTGACCTCGACGATCACCCGCGCCGACGAACCGTGGCGCTTTCCCGCGGCGGGCGGCACCCGCCTGTGCCGCGGACCCGAGCGGCTGCGGTCGCGGAGCGGCGAGATCCTGTGCGCCGCCGCGATCGCCGGCCTCGGGCTGACGATCCTGCCCGACTTCTTCGTCCGCGCCGCGCTCGCCGACGGCCGGCTGGAGCAATTGCTCCCCGCGCACCGCTTCGAGGCGGGGACGCTGCGGCTGATCTACCCGACGACGCGGAGCCAACCGGTCAAGGTCCGCGCGCTCGCCGACTTCCTCGCCGCCGAGTTCGGCACCGCGAATTCCGGGGTTGGCAAAGACCTGGCGCTGGCCGAAGCCGCAGCATGA